ctacatataattaatttattcccatttctagttttataattatgtatatctctattcctcactaaatgattattaaaatatttgggtaatagatcaCTATCTagcttatgtatatacaaattttaaagtgcttaatttaggactatttctaatgtctataattaattatgtactACCAAAAGTTGATTCTGAAGCGTTTGAGATTTGAAGTGTGCATCCCCCTATTTGTattgtaattgaaaatgtgAACGTATAAAAAAGAATGAAATTTTGATTGCAGAGAGTGCTATCGACAAACGGTTCAAAGGTCACCATAGATTCCGGCTGGCCTTCAACGTGAGTGTGCCCGACGACGAGTCGCTGAAGGCGGCCGAGCTGGTGCTCAACAGAGACAGTGTACGGTTAACCGTGGACAATTCTGAACAGAAACATCAGGTGCTCGTGTACGACATTGTGAAACCGGGCGTGAAGGGGGAGTCGCAGCCCGTGCTGCGACTGTTGGACTCGAAGTGGTTGCGCACAACGCGCGCCGGCTCAGTGCGATTGGACGTTACCGAAGCCGCAGAACGTTGGGTGTGGCAACCAGGTCAAAATTACGGCCTGCTGGTGCACGTGAAGGGCGCTGAGCCCTCGGATACTGCGCGCCCCCACGTGAGGCTGCGCCGCGCCCCCTCCGACTCGAGCCAATCTTGGCGGGTGAGACAACCGGTGTTGCTGGCGTACACGGACGACGGCCGAGCCAGGCTGCAGAGACCATCATCGGAAGAGAAGGGCGGCAGGCATACGAGGGCGGCACCCCGCAATTCTCGCCGCCCTTACAAGCACAAGGACGGAAACTTGTCCTGCCAGAGACACAGCCTCTACGTCGACTTCGCAGAGGTCGGCTGGAGCGATTGGATCGTAGCACCCAGCGGCTACGAGGCTTACTACTGTAAAGGCAACTGCCATTTCCCGCTGCCAGAGCACTTCAACACGACAAACCACGCCATCGTGCAAACGCTAGTCAACTCGGTGACCCCTATGGCCGTGCCGAAGGCTTGCTGCGTGCCCACGACGCTCTCCTCCATATCGATGCTCTACTTGGACGAAGATGAGAAGGTGCTGTTGAAAAACTATCAGGACATGGCCGTGGAAGGGTGCGGCTGTCGGTGAGGGGGCTGGCGTTGTGGTGTATTGCCGCCCTCTGCTGCGACTGGCTGACATCCCGTCGTCGTCCCGAGAGCGCCGAGTGTGCCGCCCTGGGGCGAAGTCTCGGGGACGAGGCCGCGACTACGTGCTGTGATTTGAAGAAGACTTCGATTTGCTGTGCCGAAGCGTGGCGCAAGTTATCAATCCTTAGCGAGGAGCGCGTTATGACCGCGTCGAGTTCAGATCTTCGTCTCATCCATGTTCCTTTTGAGACTCGAGCGTCGCTTACATAtttgtttcattattttaaagtatCGATATTAAATCAGTGGTTGTTACACGTCGAAAGTGCTCTCAGGCATTGTTTACACTGCGCGATAACTTGACACGTGTCGAGCTACGAAGTCTGTGGATAAATCAAATCGCGCGGTGTAAGCCGGCCATCGAGCAGCGTTTTCCATGCCAGGATGCGGATATCATTTTCCGGGTCGTGCGCCGACGAATGACTTGAAAAATCATTGCGCTCATCAATCGATATGTAAAGATTGGGAAACGCTGTTCTGACGCACAGTGGAACAGCGTTGGAAGGATTATAAACATGGATTTGCAACTCGCTTCGATCATTTTTTTGCTATATACCTATAAATAGTTAATACGAGGCTCGGTTGTAAATCCAAAGCGATATTTTTAATGTTGTACCACTGTCTGAGTAGCACTAAAAGTAAACATTATAAATTGCCCTTATTTGTAATCTAAAAGGTGCATTTTGTTTAATTACTTTAGATGTTGATTTGAAGGACTTCGATATTGAATTGTATTCACtgaattgttttatattaatcGTTGGAACTGCtaagaattttattaaattcacatGAAAAGAAATGCACTTATTATATGGCATATAATAGTCAAAACTATCTGTATTAAAATTCCATATGAaagtcaataaaaataattataaaatcttAAACAATCCACTTTTAGAGAATTgtgccattttattttattcttcaattttttacacatatatatatatttcaataaagaaagaagcgatttatatttatataatgtcaTCTCAagttataattttgtaaatgaaatctgttctatatttaattaattacattagtcaattaaacatgtatgtatgtgcatacacacatagttatatttatatttgaatgtatcATATCGTATGCGGTAAATGTGTAAATTTGCatgttcaattttttgtttgatttcaattgtttgtctttatatgtttttaaaatataataatgcgtTCGACCCAAAAATAAAGCCGCTGACGATTCTTTCTATACGCGAGGGATgtgtgaaaaaaattgttttaatcgcTTCAGCAATAATCAAATagctgaatttttaaatatatgtatgtatgtattaatatatgtttACGTATGCACGAATAATCGAGTGCCAACGAGATATACACCAAACACGAGGGTATCATCAACAACGTGTCACTCTGTGCTGCCATAAGTCTATTGCCAAACCATGACTAACTTTTAGAATGTAAACAATTGTGTAATTAGTACCTGCTaaggatatttatttttttataattatagattgtgtatatgtacaaaaatttaagTCATAGAATATCGGTTTCCTCGGAATTGTAAATATAGTcgatgtatttgtatataccctctcaaaatgtataaaataagaaTACAGAAATGATTCAAGaagcttatatattttttattattaaaccaattcaaattatgtatgtatgtatgtgcatacatcagATGCATTCTCATCAGTTCCTCTTTTTACAATTAAGCTTTTATGCTCTTACCGAGGCGAGGCGGCTGTATCGGACGCACCTGTCGAGCTCATCTTGTATGCTGATCGAGTTTGGCTTACCTGGGTTGGTCGAGCGTTCCGATGACGTCTCTGCGAATTTAATTCCCATAATTTGGATGCAGATAAGAATTAAATCGAGCTGCAAAATGTATCGAATCCCTGAGTTTCGCTCGGAGCGTTTGTATACACATATGCACGAATGTACCTACCGGTTCATCCATAATGGCCGGCAAAGTGAATTGTTTTATGGGAAACATCTGGCTTTGTTTTTGCTGTAAATGGGATCGACATTTTAACCTGTTGGGGATCGGAGTGAATGAAGAAACTCGATCGAATTCTTGCCGATCGAGAAATCACGTCTCACAATTGTATACAAAGTTGCTCTTAATTGAATCGATCGTTGCGTCCGCCCAAATGTAAACACTCGAAAAGTTATCATTTATCGATCGAAATGCATTTCAATGCTGGTGCAGTCTCTTCTCTAAATTGACAGGTGGTTCTGCCGGAGTGGTACCTACGCCGAGTTGAAAAAGCGTCATCGTTCTTATTGCAATGATGGCGGTGGTGCAGCAGCAACTTGCAACTTGCGGCCAGGTGTTCGACTCTCGCTGCAGTTATAAATAATGGATGATGCCGCCGTAATCGAGCAGCCTCCCTGCTCCTCCTGCACCTCCTGCATCTcctgcatacacacacacagacatgcACATAAGCGAATGCATACATACCTGCCAGAGATGGTCAACGCCACATCGACATCTGCAATCTAGATGATCTCATCATTGGCGTTTCCAACTCGAAAACtatcaattacatatttaaaatgataagACAACATTTTTAATGGCGGAAAATAGATGTAAAACTAAACATATTATGAAAATGAGAACActtcaattgaaaaattcaatatttgagcCGTTTTATTTAAAGggggcagaagtccaattttcagttccacaAACACTCTTTCTGTTTCACTTAttgtaattcgatatgtccagaatctctaaaaagcagaataaacctattacaggccactagtatttataaatatcgttaaacgcaaatcattaCATTTAATGTTAGGCGAGATATTACTCAAAATGAGGAAGATTGTACGGCTCAtttactacataaataaaaacgaaCTAAATGGTATAACATTTTgtcacaaaattattttttgaagaCATAAGGAAACGTTATCAGATATAATTCAACATTTTCCTCAATCTttgatacatttatattataaaaattacatgaaaTGAGACCGAGAATATATCCGCAACAACCACGTCCTTAATTTTTCAGCTTACGATTTCTTCTCGTGAGGCTATTTGAAggagaaagtacatacatattcatcgaTTTCAAACTTGCCAAAAGTCGTCGGATAGTATTTGAGATTACGCTTAggaaaatgtacaatatttgacaCGTTTTGATCTCACCTGATTGACATTATCTTCAAGATACGACTTTGTGGTagtttggttttttttcatttcataaagtgttcattttcaatatatactAATAGTGTAGTTGTTTCCGCCCCACTCTATACTATTTGTCATGTGGTGAAATTGTCTTTGAAAAGGTTATCCTGGAGCCGAAAATTGAAAAGTGGGGatatattgtgtttttattGGATGGGTTTGATGTTCTATAGATCTCGACAATTATCGATAGACAAAAATAGTGAAATCTAATAGCACACGGTCGATCTGCATTCCGTCATTTTTCAGGATCTTGCCagcaacaatgtacatatgtatgcaaatattgATAAACAATTGCTTAGCGAGTGAACGATTTGAAAATGTTTAGACTAATGGTCGACTTCAAAAGCGAGTATATCTCGTGGTATGCATCCGACATCTTGTATTATAAATAGGTGTAGTTGATCGGGTGCAGCGTCTGCATtccgtttattatttatttgtatatgaacGTGTGGTGTGACGAATCgattatgaataataaattagcGGTAACCCGATAAGCTAAACACCTGTTTTTGGTTTTATTGATCAATTTAAATAACAATGGAGGAGTAAAGGCTATTAGCTGTCGTTAACTTTTGAACGGAAGGTCCTTGGGTCAAACTGACTGGTGTCAAACGGGATTTTTATTGCTTCTATAAAAATTTGTCATTAAACGACTTGAAAAGATCAAATACGACTAACACCAATTCTCCATTTCTTTACATTCATTTTCGAACATGGTTAAAATGTGATTTGATCAATTTCCAACGTGTAATACAAAATGGACCATAAGTAACGGAGCaactatatttttcaaaattctttttaaccatttattcaaattcaatcatttaaattaataaatattccaTATCCTTGGAAAACTCATTTTCatatcaaacaataaaataaaaccacaaaGTGACCATCACGCGAGTTTTTACatgtctgtatatacatatgtatatttttttttcactactaatttagttaattaatataatataatattcttcCAGATAATTATGAAAGATTTTttcccaaaaattaaaaaaaaagatttaaaaaaaaacaagtatttTTTAGGTACGAATATCATCGGCATCATCATCTTTTACAgcaattcaccatccactgctggataatgACCTCTacaactcgtctctgttttgctgaattctcatccatctcaccccacacatttttctaatttcgtctacccatcttccttacgGACTTTTTTTTATCCTTTCAATTCTCTCAGttgccattctagcacttattttgtccacctttcgtccattcttctaactacTTGACCCGCCTAAtgcaatttcaatctcttctcTACATATTTCACTATCCTTGtcacacttctcacccacatattccacTTCCTATCTTTCCTTTGTTTGCATTGAACTTTGCGTAGCATCTTGTCATTCAAagcccaagtttcacatccataagtcattactgaaattaataaacaaaaaatatttaattccatAGTTTTTGACAAATCTGTATACGTTTTAATATTCCAAAgcattatttttgataaa
The nucleotide sequence above comes from Arctopsyche grandis isolate Sample6627 chromosome 4, ASM5162203v2, whole genome shotgun sequence. Encoded proteins:
- the dpp gene encoding decapentaplegic morphogen, which codes for MQWWRAALAALSLAAAAGIAGGVGGAAGVQGGAGLTTGAAGERPNAATVAQVERTLLTLLGLRRRPRLARARAFVPEAMRALYLQMAHPLPPPFHHDTPLHHQTANTVRSFTHQESAIDKRFKGHHRFRLAFNVSVPDDESLKAAELVLNRDSVRLTVDNSEQKHQVLVYDIVKPGVKGESQPVLRLLDSKWLRTTRAGSVRLDVTEAAERWVWQPGQNYGLLVHVKGAEPSDTARPHVRLRRAPSDSSQSWRVRQPVLLAYTDDGRARLQRPSSEEKGGRHTRAAPRNSRRPYKHKDGNLSCQRHSLYVDFAEVGWSDWIVAPSGYEAYYCKGNCHFPLPEHFNTTNHAIVQTLVNSVTPMAVPKACCVPTTLSSISMLYLDEDEKVLLKNYQDMAVEGCGCR